Within the Thermostichus lividus PCC 6715 genome, the region CGATGCCACCCTAGGGCAAAACGGCCTGCGGCAGGCGCAGGTGTTTGCTGAGGCGGCACAGCTTACGGGGGTGATCTTGACGAAGTTGGATGGCACGGCCAAGGGGGGGGTTGCCTTAGCTGTGGTTCAAGAGTTGGGGCTACCGATCCGTTTTGTGGGGGCAGGCGAAGGCATTAAGGATTTACGACCGTTTTCCAGTTTTGAGTTTGTAGAGGCCTTGCTCTCCAGTGAGGTGGAGGTGGCGGCGTGATCTTGGCCGATCGCCTCGGGTACTTCCGCAGCAATGTCTTTGATGCCATGGATCGGGTTAAAGCAACCGTGGCGGCCACAGGGCAGTCGATTGTGGATTTATCCTTAGGCTCTGCGGATTTACCGGTTGCCCCCCATATTCTGAGGGCGATTGAAGCCGCCCTGCAGGATCCGAGTACCTATGGCTACCAGTTATTTGCCAGCACCGCTGCCTTTCGGATGGCAGTGGCAACGTGGTATGAACGGCGATTTGGCCTAAAAGTTGACCCGGAACGGGAAGTGCTCACGCTGATTGGCTCACAGGAGGGAACGGCTCACCTCCCCCTTGCGGTGATGAATCCCCGCGAGTATGCTCTTGTGCTCGATCCGGGCTATCCGTCCCATGTGGGTGGGGTCTATTTGGCAGGCGGGCAGGTCTATCCCTTGCCGCTACGGGCAGAGAACCAGTTTTTACCGGACTTAGAGGCTGTCCCCTTAGCTGTTCGTGAGCAGGCCAAACTCCTGATTCTCAGCTATCCCCATAACCCTACCGCAGCAGTCGCCCCCCTAGCATTTTTTGAAGAGGCGGTGACCTTTTGCGATCGCCACGGTATTATTCTGGTGCACGACTTTCCCTACGTTGATTTAGTGTTTGATCGTGAGCGCGCCCCCTCGATTTTTGAGGTGGATCGCGATCGCCAAGTGGGGATTGAGTTTTATAGCCTATCAAAGTCTTACAATATGGGCGGCTTTCGCATTGGCTTTGCCATTGGTCGCGCTGACTGCATTGCTGGGTTGCGTCAGGTGAAATCGGTCATTGACTTTAACCAGTATGCGGGAATTTTACGCGGGGCGATCGCTGCTCTCACCGAGGATCAAGCCTGCGTGCGCCAAACTTGCGAGACGTTCCGGACGCGGCGGGATGCCTTTGTCCAAGCCCTCGCAGATCACGGCTGGTTCGTACCCCTGCCACCCGCCACCATGTACGTTTGGGCTCAGCTCCCCCCGCCGTGGCACCAAGACTCCCTTGGCTTTTGTCAATCCTTGGTCAAAGCGACTGGCATTGCAGCCGCACCTGGATCTGGCTTTGGCCAAGGCGGCGAAGGCTATGTCCGGTTTGCCCTTGTGCGCGATCGCCCCTGTTTAGAAATTGCGGCAGCTCATATTGCCGCCTTTACCCTAAAAGAAGGTTCACTTCTTTAGAGCAGCACGTCACCCTGTGCCTCAGGCGATCGCCAACACGTCATCAAAACCCCAATCAACCTCGTATGAGTAAGTAGTATGTCAAAATCAAGTCAGGGGTCTTTTAACATTTCTACAAGTTTGCGGCTGCATTTTTATGACTGACGTTCCAGTTTCCCATATTCGTAATTTTTCGATTATTGCCCACATTGATCATGGTAAATCGACCCTTGCCGATCGCCTCTTGCAATTTACTGGCACCGTCGATGCGCGGGACATGAAGGAACAGTTCCTCGACAATATGGATCTAGAGCGGGAGCGGGGGATTACCATTAAGCTGCAAGCAGCACGAATGACCTACACAGGGCGCGATGGCCAAACCTACATCCTCAACCTGATTGATACCCCCGGCCATGTGGACTTTTCCTACGAAGTGTCCCGCTCCTTGGCCGCCTGTGAAGGCGCCTTGCTCGTCGTGGATGCGTCCCAAGGGGTGGAAGCCCAAACCCTCGCCAACGTTTATCTTGCCCTTGAGCACAACCTTGAAATTATTCCAGTCCTCAATAAAATTGACCTACCGGGGGCAGAGCCGGAGCGAGTGAAGGGGGAAATTGAGGAAATTGTGGGGCTAGATTGCTCCCAAGCTGTCTTGGCCTCTGCGAAAGAGGGGATTGGCATTGCCGAGATTCTTGAGTCGATTGTCCACCTCGTGCCGCCGCCCCAAGATACCGTAGCGGATCCCCTACGGGCGTTGATTTTTGACAGTTACTACGACCCCTACCGCGGTGTCATCGTCTATTTCCGCGTCATGGATGGGGTGGTGCACCGGGGCGATCGCATCCGTTTAATGGCATCCGGCAAAGAGTACGAGATTGACGAACTAGGGGTGCTTGCCCCCAACCAAACACCCGTTGAGAGCCTCCACGCCGGAGAAGTGGGCTACCTCGCCGCAGCTATTAAAGCGGTAGGAGATGCCCGGGTCGGCGATACCATTACCCTTGCCACCAAACCAGCCAAGGCTGCCCTGCCGGGCTATACCGAGGCCAAGCCCATGGTATTTTGCGGGTTATTCCCCACCGATGCAGCGCAGTTTGAAGACCTGCGGGATGCCCTTGAAAAGCTCAAGCTGAACGATGCGTCCTTGCACTATGAGCCGGAAACCTCCAGTGCCATGGGATTTGGCTTCCGCTGTGGCTTTTTGGGGCTGCTGCACATGGAAATTATTCAGGAGCGCCTAGAGCGCGAGTACAATCTAGACTTAATCATTACCGCTCCGTCCGTGGTCTATCGGGTCACCACCTTGAAGGGGGATGTGCTGACCATTGACAACCCCAGCCTCCTGCCTGAGCCGCAATACCGCCAGAAAATTGAAGAACCCTACGTCCAAGTGGAAATGATTACCCCCGAAACCTACGTCGGCACCCTGATGGAGTTAGCCCAATCACGGCGGGGGATTTTTAAGGATATGCGCTATCTCACGCAAGGGCGCACCACCCTCATCTACGAGCTGCCCCTAGCGGAAATTGTTACTGACTTTTTCGACCAAATGAAGTCGCGATCGCGGGGCTACGCCAGTATGGAGTAC harbors:
- a CDS encoding LL-diaminopimelate aminotransferase, which gives rise to MILADRLGYFRSNVFDAMDRVKATVAATGQSIVDLSLGSADLPVAPHILRAIEAALQDPSTYGYQLFASTAAFRMAVATWYERRFGLKVDPEREVLTLIGSQEGTAHLPLAVMNPREYALVLDPGYPSHVGGVYLAGGQVYPLPLRAENQFLPDLEAVPLAVREQAKLLILSYPHNPTAAVAPLAFFEEAVTFCDRHGIILVHDFPYVDLVFDRERAPSIFEVDRDRQVGIEFYSLSKSYNMGGFRIGFAIGRADCIAGLRQVKSVIDFNQYAGILRGAIAALTEDQACVRQTCETFRTRRDAFVQALADHGWFVPLPPATMYVWAQLPPPWHQDSLGFCQSLVKATGIAAAPGSGFGQGGEGYVRFALVRDRPCLEIAAAHIAAFTLKEGSLL
- the lepA gene encoding translation elongation factor 4, which gives rise to MTDVPVSHIRNFSIIAHIDHGKSTLADRLLQFTGTVDARDMKEQFLDNMDLERERGITIKLQAARMTYTGRDGQTYILNLIDTPGHVDFSYEVSRSLAACEGALLVVDASQGVEAQTLANVYLALEHNLEIIPVLNKIDLPGAEPERVKGEIEEIVGLDCSQAVLASAKEGIGIAEILESIVHLVPPPQDTVADPLRALIFDSYYDPYRGVIVYFRVMDGVVHRGDRIRLMASGKEYEIDELGVLAPNQTPVESLHAGEVGYLAAAIKAVGDARVGDTITLATKPAKAALPGYTEAKPMVFCGLFPTDAAQFEDLRDALEKLKLNDASLHYEPETSSAMGFGFRCGFLGLLHMEIIQERLEREYNLDLIITAPSVVYRVTTLKGDVLTIDNPSLLPEPQYRQKIEEPYVQVEMITPETYVGTLMELAQSRRGIFKDMRYLTQGRTTLIYELPLAEIVTDFFDQMKSRSRGYASMEYHLIGYRENDLVKLDLLINNDPVDSLAAIVHRDKAYYVGRALVSKLKDLIPRHQFKIPIQAAIGSRIIASESIPALRKDVLAKCYGGDVSRKRKLLEKQKAGKKRMKAIGSVDVPQEAFMAVLRLKDE